GTTGCGCCGTCCAATCTGGCCGTTGTAGGTCGTTACGTGCTGAGCGCGGATATTTGGCCGCTGCTGGCAAAAACGCCTCCGGGAGCCGGTGATGAAATTCAGTTGACTGATGCCATTGATATGCTGATCGAAAAAGAAACGGTCGAAGCCTATCATATGAAAGGCGTGAGTCATGACTGCGGTAATAAACTGGGTTATATGCAAGCTTTTGTTGAATATGGTGTTCGCCATAAGTCACTGGGCGCAGAATTTAAAACCTGGCTGGAAAAAGCAGTAGCGAAGTAGTCGTTATCTGTAGTACTACAAGAAGCCGGGGAGCGATTTCATTTCCCGGTTTTTTTATGCCCGTACGACGTATGTTGGATTGAGAGATAAAAAAATCCCGCCGGAGCGGGATTTTTAAACGGATACGATAGCTTATTACAGCAGGAAATCGTCCAGAGATTTACCCTGCTCATCCATCGCTTTCTTGATCACTGCCGGAGTACGACCCTGACCAGTCCAGGTTTTAGTTTCGCCGTTTTCGTCAACGTAGCTATATTTAGCCGGACGTGCTGCGCGTTTGGCTTTGGTACCCGCTTTAACAGCTGCCATGGTGCTCAGCAGTTCATTCGGATCAATTCCATCAGCAATCAGCATTTCACGGTATTGCTGCAGTTTACGGGTGCGTTCTTCAATTTCCGCAGCAGCAGCGCTTTCTTCTTCGCGACGTTCGTTAACGACGACTTCTAATTTTTCCAGCATTTCTTCGAGCGTTTCAAGTGTGCATTCTCTTGCCTGCGCACGAAGAGTACGGATGTTGTTCAAAATTTTAAGTGCTTCGCTCATTGTAGTAATCTCAAACTTATATTGTGGGGTGGTTTGTTGGACTAATAATAGAGCGATAAAATCAGATGTGCAATAGGGGAGAATGTAAGGAAGTCAAAATAATTTGTTATTTGTCTCGAGAATTAATTAATTTAAGTTAATTTTTCCGGATGAGTTCACATCTTTACTGCTTATAGCGAAGTCAGGTCCATAAGCTAAAACCCTGAGATAGTATGCTTTTTCCTACTCCCGGCGAGTAAAGTTATACTTCGCATGGATAAATATCATCTTCGGTATTAGCGCAGTGGTTGCGGTGATGTTTAATATAAAACACTTGTCCAGGTCCGTTATAGGCTCCCGGCAGGAACCCGGATAAGCACAAAAGGACAATGGTACTGCAAGTTGTAGTGTCTCTGGTCGTACGAATAGCAGGCACGCTCTTCTATTAAAATGCTTAATCTTTTAGGTATCCACAGGCTTAACATTGATCGCAATACCCGCCCTGAAAGGGCAGATAGAAGGAGAATATATGGTACAATTTGTCTGCGATAAAACACATTGATTGGGGTCACGCAGCCGATGGCACAACTTTATTTCTACTATTCTGCAATGAATGCAGGTAAGTCTACCGCTCTGTTACAGTCCTCCTACAATTACCAGGAGCGCGGGATGCGTACTGTGGTTTATACAGCGGAGATAGACGATCGCTTTGGTTCCGGGAAGGTAAGTTCAAGAATCGGCCTCTCATCGCCAGCGCGATTGTATAATACCCGAACTTCATTATTTGCTGACATTGCGAGCGAGCATGAGCGTCAGCCTATTCACTGCGTATTAGTCGATGAAAGCCAGTTTCTGACTCGTGAGCAGGTGCATGAGTTGTCCGAGGTCGTCGACGAACTTGATATTCCCGTGTTGTGCTATGGGCTGCGTACTGATTTTCGTGGCGAACTGTTTATTGGTAGCCAATATTTGCTGGCATGGTCCGATAAGCTAGTTGAATTAAAAACCATCTGCTTCTGCGGTCGTAAGGCGAGTATGGTCTTGCGGCTTGATCAGGAAGGGCGGCCATACAATGAAGGTGAACAGGTAGTGATTGGCGGTAACGAGCGTTATGTTTCCGTGTGCCGTAAGCATTACAAAGAGGCGTTAAATAAAGGGTCATTAACCTTTGTGCAGAACAAATAGCACTCTTGCTCATACTTCGTCATTAATCCTTCTCCGGCGCTTTCTCAGCGCCTTTTTTACATCAGTAACGCTAATCCCTCCGCTTAACCTTTCCTGTCGCCTGAGGCGATTTGTGCGCTGCTGAGTGACAGATACAAAAAAGCCCCATCTTTAGGATGGGGCTGATGATTGCTTTCTAAACTGCTGTTAGATTAAGCGGATTTCTTCGCTTTTTTCTCAGCTTTAGCCGGTGCGGCTTCTTTCTTCTCCGCAGTTTCGCCTTCGACGTAATGACGACCGTAGAAAGTATCCAGCAGAATCTGTTTCAGCTCAGCGATCAGCGGGTAGCGCGGGTTAGCGCCGGTGCACTGATCATCGAATGCATCTTCAGACAGCTTATCTACGTGGGCCAGGAAGTCAGCTTCCTGCACGCCAGCTTCACGGATAGACTTAGGAATACCCAGGTCAGCTTTAATTTCGTCCAACCAACCAAGCAGTTTTTCGATTTTCGCTGCGGTACGGTCACCCGGCGCGCTCAGACCCAGATGGTCGGCGATTTCAGCGTAGCGACGACGAGCCTGCGGGCGGTCGTACTGGCTAAATGCAGTCTGTTTAGTCGGGTTGTCGTTCGCGTTATAACGAATAACGTTGCTGATCAGCAGGGCGTTCGCCAGACCGTGAGGAATGTGGAACTGAGAGCCCAACTTGTGTGCCATCGAGTGACAAACACCCAGGAAGGCGTTAGCAAACGCAATACCGGCGATAGTTGCAGCACTATGTACACGCTCACGTGCTACCGGGTTCTTAGAACCTTCATGGTAGGACGCTGGCAGGTTTTCTTTCAGCAGTTTCAGCGCTTGCAGAGCCTGACCGTCAGAGAACTCAGAAGCCAGTACGGAAACATAAGCTTCCAGGGCGTGAGTCACGGCATCCAGACCACCGAATGCACACAGTGATTTCGGCATATCCATAACCAGGTTGGCATCGACAATCGCCATGTCTGGAGTCAGCGCGTAGTCTGCCAGCGGATATTTCTGACCTGTTGCATCGTCAGTAACAACCGCAAATGGAGTGACTTCAGAACCAGTACCAGAAGTGGTGGTGACCGCGATCATTTTCGCTTTCACGCCCATTTTCGGGAACTTGTAGATACGTTTACGGATGTCCATAAAGCGCAGCGCCAGTTCTTCGAAGTGGGTTTCCGGATGTTCGTACATGACCCACATGATTTTCGCAGCGTCCATCGGGGAACCGCCACCCAGTGCGATGATCACGTCTGGTTTGAAGGAGTTAGCCAGCTCAGCGCCTTTGCGAACAACGGTCAGAGTTGGGTCAGCTTCAACTTCAAAGAAGACCTCGGTTTCGACGCCCGCAGCTTTCAGCACAGAGGTGATCTGGTCTGCGTAGCCGTTGTTGAACAGGAAGCGGTCAGTCACGATCAGCGCACGTTTGTGACCATCGGTAATCACTTCATCCAGCGCGATTGGCAGTGAGCCACGACGGAAGTAGATAGATTTCGGAAGTTTGTGCCACAACATGTTTTCAGCTCGCTTAGCAACGGTTTTCTTGTTGATCAGGTGCTTAGGACCAACGTTTTCAGAGATGGAGTTACCACCCCATGAACCACAACCCAGAGTCAGGGAAGGTGCGAGTTTAAAGTTGTACAGGTCGCCGATACCACCCTGAGAAGCCGGAGTGTTGATCAGGATACGCGCGGTTTTCATCAATTGACCGAAGTAAGCAACGCGCTCTGGCTGGTTGTCCTGGTCGGTGTACAGGCAAGAGGTATGACCGATACCGCCCATTGCAACCAGTTTTTCAGCCTTATCAACAGCGTCTTCGAAATTCTTCGCACGGTACATCGCCAGAGTCGGAGACAGTTTTTCGTGTGCAAATGGTTCGCTTTCATCAACGTCAGTGACTTCACCAATCAGAATCTTGGTGGCAACCGGAACGGTGAAACCAGCAAGCTCAGCAATTTTATACGCCGGCTGACCAACGATAGCGGCGTTTAACGCGCCATTCTTCAGGATGATGTCCTGAACGGCTTTCAGCTCTTTACCCTGCAGCAGGTAACCACCGTGGCTGGCAAAACGTTCACGAACTGCATCGTATGCGGAATCAACAACAACAACGGACTGCTCGGAAGCACAAATTACGCCGTTGTCGAAGGTTTTAGACATCAGTACAGAAGCGACAGCACGCTTCACATCAGCGGTTTCGTCGATAACAACTGGGGTGTTACCTGCGCCTACGCCGATTGCCGGTTTGCCGGAGCTGTATGCCGCTTTAACCATGCCCGGACCGCCGGTCGCGAGAATCAGGTTAATGTCAGGGTGATGCATCAGTGCGTTGGACAGTTCAACGGAAGGTTGATCAATCCAACCAATCAGGTCTTTCGGCGCACCGGCAGCGATTGCGGCCTGCAGAACGATATCTGCTGCTTTGTTAGTAGCTTCTTTAGCACGCGGATGCGGAGAGAAAATGATGGCGTTACGGGTCTTCAGGCTAATCAGTGATTTAAAGATAGCGGTTGAAGTCGGGTTAGTTGTCGGGACGATGCCGCAAATAATGCCGATAGGTTCAGCAATAGTGATAGTACCGAAGGTGTCGTCTTGAGACAAAACACCGCAGGTTTTTTCATCTTTGTATGCGTTATAGATGTATTCAGAAGCGAAGTGGTTTTTAATCACTTTGTCTTCGACGATACCCATGCCGGATTCGGCGACGGCCATCTTAGCGAGAGGGATTCGAGCGTCTGCGGCGGCCAGTGCGGCGGCGCGGAAGATTTTATCGACTTGTTCTTGAGTGAAACTGGCATATTCACGCTGGGCCTTTTTTACGCGCTCTACAAGTGCGTTAAGCTCTGCGATATTAGTAACAGCCATAATGCTCTCCTGATAATGTTAAACTTTTTTAGTAAATCAGTAGCTCGATTCGACAGTATAGACAGGCTGTTAACAGCTTGCATCTAAATGTTAATGTAAAGAATTTTTCGCTTCTGACTTCATTGATTAACTAAAAAAGCTCTGGTTTTTTCTTTCAGGTACCGCTGTTTTCCCTCCCTGTTGTGTGTAAACAAGGTTACTCACTTCTGAGTACAAATTATGTGATCTACATCAATAATCGACGAAGCTGATACCTTTCAGCTGCTCGTTTTTTGACCTTTTAGGGCATGTGTAATGATTCGGTATGCTAATTGAATGAATAAATAGCATTATGGAAACAAATAAATAACATCCGAGCTTTATTATGACCTTATGCATAATTGAGATGAATTATGCTATTAAACAGCGTATCTTTTCGCGGATATTTTATGCTGGTAACTGTCAACAGCCATTTTTAATGATGCTGCGGAGCGCACTGTGATTCAACCGTTGTTTGATTTTTCAGCTTATTTCAAATTTTTCATCGGGCTGTTCGCGCTGGTAAACCCGGTGGGCATCATCCCTGTCTTTATTAGCATGACCAGCTATCAGACGGCGGCGATACGTAACAAGACCAATCTGACGGCTAACCTTTCTGTCGCCATTATCCTGCTGACCTCATTGTTTCTGGGGGATGGTATTCTGCAGGTCTTTGGTATTTCCATCGATTCTTTCCGTATTGCTGGTGGGATTCTGGTTGTCACTATTGCGATGTCGATGATTAGCGGCAAGCTAGGTGAGGATAAGCAGAACAAACAAGAGAAGTCAGAAACGGCGATCCGCGAGAGTATCGGTGTAGTACCGCTGGCATTGCCTCTGATGGCCGGGCCGGGGGCTATCAGTTCAACGATCGTCTGGGGTACGCGTTATCATAGCGTTGCGCATTTTTTGGGCTTTTCGGTCGCAATTGCGCTTTTCGCTTTATGCTGCTGGGGGATTTTCCGTATGGCCCCATGGCTGGTTCGCCTGCTGGGGCAAACGGGAATTAACGTGATTACCCGTATTATGGGGCTGCTACTTATGGCCCTCGGGATCGAGTTTATTGTCACCGGGATAAAAGCACTCTTCCCTGGACTAGTGAATTAATCTGCGCTTCTGCACGCGGGGTAAAACCCCGCGGTTGCTTAATTATTAGCAAAGCATATCAAAAAGCGTTATATGAACACGTAAAATAACTTTTTTTAATATAATCATATTTTTGTTTTTTATCAGTCTGTTACGAACTTATCCTGCCATTCTCCTCGCTATCCACTCACATTAGTTACTGTTATTTTCGTCACATCATTCTCTGGTGCTTGCCGTCAGATAATTGAAATGATATTAGTAAATTCACCGATGAGGCAGATGAATGTGCTAAATAATAAACAATTGTTAATTTTTCGTACAAAAAAGCACCTTCTCAGTATTGCTCGGTATGTAAAACAGTAATTTTTTTGTATGCACATGATAGATAATGGTTTTATAACTTTTTCTTTACAGGGGGAATTTTATGCTCTGCCTTCCGGGAGATCATAAAAGAGAATCCGGTAACATATTTGCAAATTGCATTGGCGGACGAGAAGGCCTTTTGGTACTTTCCGGCGTGATCTTTAGCAGAATATAAACTTAAATGAGAATTTTTATTAACTAACTCATTGCGATTTAAAACCGCCTCCGGACAGGGAGGGGAAGAGTCGACGTCAAGACTGCCGTTTGAGCGGTCGTAATAAAATAAGTCGGTGATAGCAAGCAGTACAATCTGACAGCAGCATAAACTCCTGCACTGTACAGAATCCTAAAAGAGAAAAGCAGGCTGGTTATATAGCCAGTAATTATAATGAGTGGAGTAACAAACACATGACCATCATCACGAAAAAAAGCCTGGTAGCCGCAGGCGTATTATCTGCGCTAATTACCGTTAACGCTGCCATAGCGGCAGATGTACCCGCAGGAGTACAGCTGGCGGATAAACAAACGCTAGTGCGTAACAATGGATCCGAAGTCCAGTCTCTTGATCCGCACAAAATTGAAGGTGTGCCGGAATCTAATATCAGCCGGGACTTATTTGAGGGACTGCTGGTAAGCGACCTTGACGGTCATCCGGTTGCTGGCGCTGCGGAAAAATGGGACAACAAAGATTTTAAAGTCTGGACCTTCCATCTGCGAAAAGATGCAAAGTGGTCTGACGGCACGCCGGTTACGGCACAAGATTTCGTTTATAGCTGGCAGCGCCTGGCTGACCCGAAAACAGCATCTCCTTATGCAAGCTACCTACAATATGGTCATGTGGCCAACGTTGACGAAATTATCGGCGGCAAAAAACCAGCGACCGATCTGGGCGTAAAAGCGCTGGATAATCATACTTTCGAAGTCACACTCAGCGAACCCGTACCATACTTTTATAAACTTCTCGTTCACCCGTCCGTCTCTCCAGTACCTAAGGCCGCGATTGAGAAGTTTGGTGAGAAATGGACCCAACCGGCCAATATCGTTAGCAACGGCGCATATAAATTAAAAGATTGGGTCGTCAACGAGCGTATTGTGCTGGAGCGTAATACCAATTATTGGGATAACGCCAAAACCGTGATTAATCAGGTCACCTATCTGCCGATCTCTTCTGAAGTTACAGACGTAAACCGCTACCGTAGCGGTGAAATCGACATGACCTATAACAACATGCCGATCGAACTGTTCCAGAAGCTGAAAAAAGAGATCCCGCAAGAAGTTCACGTCGATCCGTATCTGTGCACTTATTACTACGAAATCAATAACCAGAAAGCACCGTTTACCGATGTTCGTGTACGAACCGCACTCAAAATGGCTTTGGATCGCGACATTATTGTCAATAAAGTAAAAAATCAGGGCGATCTGCCAGCCTATAGCTACACCCCGCCATATACCGATGGTATGAAACTGGTTGAACCTGAGTGGTTCAAGTGGTCGCAGGAAAAACGTAACGAAGAAGCGAAAAAATTACTCGCCGAAGCAGGTTATACCGCTGATAAACCGCTGACCTTTAACCTGCTCTATAACACTTCCGATCTGCATAAAAAGCTGGCTATTGCCGTCGCGTCTATCTGGAAGAAAAATCTGGGCGCGAACGTGAAGCTGGAGAATCAGGAGTGGAAAACATTCCTCGATAATCGCCATCAGGGCACCTTTGATATTGCGCGCGCCGGCTGGTGTGCGGACTATAACGAACCGACATCCTTCCTGAACACCATGCTGAGCGACAGCTCAAACAACACCTCGCATTATAAGAGCCCGGCTTTTGACAAGATTATTGCTGAAACGCTGAAAACCAGTGATGAAGCGAAACGTGCAGACCTCTATGCACAATCTGAGCAGCAGCTGGACAAAGACTCCGTCATCGTCCCGGTCTTCTATTATGTCAACGCCCGCCTGGTTAAACCTTGGGTTGGCGGCTACACAGGTAAAGACCCGTTAGATAATATCTACGTTAAGAACCTTTATATTATCAAACATTAATGGCAAATCGTGGGGCAGGCAGCGCTTGCCCCACCGTGTCTGAATTCATCGCACTCGATAGGCACAGGCCAGAAGGTACGGGCAATGTTAAAATTTATCTTTCGTCGCTGTCTGGAAGCGATTCCGACGCTATTTATTCTAATTACAATCTCCTTCTTTATGATGCGTCTTGCGCCGGGTAGTCCTTTTACCGGTGAACGTACGCTGCCGCCGGAAGTCATGGCGAATATTGAAGCAAAATATCATTTAAACGACCCCATCATGACCCAGTATTTCAATTACCTGAAGCAACTGGCGCATGGTGATTTCGGTCCTTCCTTTAAATATAAAGATTATTCGGTAAACGATCTGGTGGCTTCCAGCTTCCCGGTGTCTGCCAAATTAGGTTTTGCCGCGTTTTTCCTGGCGGTAATTCTTGGCGTCACTGCCGGAGTTATTGCGGCGCTAAAACAGAATACGAAATGGGACTTCGCCGTGATGGGGGTGGCAATGACCGGGGTCGTGATACCCAGTTTCGTAGTCGCGCCCTTACTGGTGATGATATTTGCTATTACTCTGCATTGGTTGCCGGGAGGTGGCTGGAACGGCGGGGCGCTGCAATACATGATTTTGCCGATGGTCGCACTGTCTCTGGCCTATATCGCCAGTATTGCGCGTATCACTCGCGGCTCGATGATTGAAGTCCTGCACTCTAATTTCATCCGTACCGCGCGGGCAAAAGGCTTACCGATGCGCCGCATCATTCTGCGTCACGCCTTAAAACCCGCGCTGTTACCAGTACTTTCCTATATGGGACCAGCCTTCGTCGGCATTATTACTGGCTCGATGGTTATCGAAACCATTTATGGCCTGCCGGGTATTGGCCAACTGTTCGTCAACGGCGCGCTGAACCGCGATTATTCGCTAGTGCTCAGCCTGACCATTCTGGTTGGCGCATTGACCATTCTGTTTAACGCGGTTGTTGACGTGCTGTATGCCGTTATCGATCCGAAGATTCGTTATTAACGCTGGGGTTCGCCATGATGTTAAGTAAGAAAAACAACGAGGCGCTGGAAAACTTCAGTGAAAAGCTGGAAGTCGAAGGGCGCAGCCTCTGGCAGGACGCCCGCCGCCGCTTTATGCATAACCGCGCTGCCGTTGCCAGCTTGGTAGTGTTGGTGATTATCGCGCTGTTTGTCACCATCGCCCCGATGGTGTCGCAGTTCTCCTACTACGATACCGATTGGGGCATGATGTCCAGCGCACCTGATATGGAGTCTGCTCACTACTTCGGTACCGACTCGTCTGGCCGCGACCTGTTGGTGCGTGTGGCGATCGGCGGGCGTATTTCATTAATGGTCGGCGTCGCTGCGGCGCTGGTGGCGGTGATTCTTGGCACGCTTTACGGCTCGCTTTCCGGTTATTTGGGCGGCAAAGTGGACTCGGTGATGATGCGTCTGCTGGAAATCCTCAACTCTTTCCCGTTTATGTTCTTCGTCATTTTGCTGGTGACCTTCTTTGGCCAGAATATTTTGCTCATTTTCGTCGCCATTGGGATGGTCTCCTGGCTGGATATGGCGCGTATCGTTCGCGGCCAGACCCTGAGCCTGAAGCGCAAAGAGTTTATTGAAGCTGCGCAGGTCGGTGGAGTCTCAACAGGTAACATTGTTATCCGCCATATTGTGCCGAACGTGCTTGGCGTGGTGGTGGTGTATGCCTCGTTGCTGGTCCCGAGCATGATCCTGTTCGAATCCTTTCTGAGCTTCCTTGGTCTGGGTACCCAGGAGCCGCTAAGCAGTTGGGGCGCGTTGCTCAGCGATGGCGCGAACTCGATGGAAGTATCGCCGTGGCTGCTGCTGTTCCCTGCTGGTTTCCTGGTGGTAACGCTATTTTGTTTTAACTTTATCGGCGATGGCTTGCGTGATGCCCTCGACCCGAAAGACCGCTAAGGAGCGCCGTCATGAGTACGATTGAAACGGCAAAAGTGCCGCAGGTAGCACAACAATCCAGCCTGCTTCTGGATGTTAAAGACCTTCGCGTTACCTTTGGCACTCCCGATGGCGATGTTACTGCGGTCAACGATCTCAACTTTAATCTACGGGCAGGGGAAACCTTAGGCATCGTGGGTGAGTCCGGTTCCGGTAAGTCGCAAACCGCTTTTGCGCTGATGGGCCTGCTGGCGGCAAATGGTCGCATTGGCGGTTCAGCGACCTTTAACGGTAAGCAGATCCTGAACCTTCCGGAACGTGAGCTGAATAAGCTACGCGCCGAGCAGATCTCAATGATTTTTCAGGACCCGATGACGTCGCTCAATCCGTATATGCGGGTAGGCGAACAGCTGATGGAAGTCCTGATGCTGCATAAAGCGATGAGCAAAGCCGAAGCGTTTGAAGAGTCGGTTAAAATGCTGGATGCGGTCAAAATGCCGGAAGCGCGTAAACGGATGAAAATGTATCCACACGAGTTTTCCGGCGGGATGCGCCAGCGCGTCATGATAGCGATGGCACTGCTGTGTCGGCCTAAGCTGTTGATTGCCGATGAGCCGACAACGGCGCTGGATGTGACCGTGCAGGCACAAATTATGACGTTGCTGAATGAACTCAAGCGCGAGTTCAATACCGCGATCATTATGATTACCCACGATCTCGGCGTAGTGGCGGGGATCTGCGATAAGGTGCTGGTGATGTATGCTGGCCGCACCATGGAATATGGTCAGGCGCGCGACGTCTTTTATCATCCGTCGCACCCTTATTCAATTGGTCTACTGAATGCGGTTCCGCGTCTGGATGCCGAAGGTGACGCCTTGTTGACCATTCCGGGCAACCCGCCGAACCTGCTGCGTTTGCCGAAGGGCTGTCCGTTCCAGCCGCGTTGCCCGCATGCAATGGAGATTTGTAATAGCGCTCCGCCTCTTGAGGAGTTTGCGCCAGGCCGCCTGCGTGCCTGCTTTCAACCGGTGGGGGATTTGCTATGAACGCCGTAACGGAACAAAGAAAAGTCCTGCTCGAAATTGCCGACCTGAAAGTGCACTTTGATATTAAAGACGGTAAACAGTGGTTCTGGCAGCCGTCAAAAACGCTCAAGGCGGTAGATGGCGTAACTTTGCGCCTGTACGAAGGTGAAACGCTGGGCGTGGTCGGGGAGTCAGGTTGTGGAAAATCAACCTTTGCGCGAGCCATTATTGGCCTGGTGAAAGCGACGGACGGTAAGGTTGCCTGGCTTGGCAAAGATCTG
This Klebsiella sp. RHBSTW-00484 DNA region includes the following protein-coding sequences:
- the tdk gene encoding thymidine kinase; this encodes MAQLYFYYSAMNAGKSTALLQSSYNYQERGMRTVVYTAEIDDRFGSGKVSSRIGLSSPARLYNTRTSLFADIASEHERQPIHCVLVDESQFLTREQVHELSEVVDELDIPVLCYGLRTDFRGELFIGSQYLLAWSDKLVELKTICFCGRKASMVLRLDQEGRPYNEGEQVVIGGNERYVSVCRKHYKEALNKGSLTFVQNK
- the oppA gene encoding oligopeptide ABC transporter substrate-binding protein OppA; this encodes MTIITKKSLVAAGVLSALITVNAAIAADVPAGVQLADKQTLVRNNGSEVQSLDPHKIEGVPESNISRDLFEGLLVSDLDGHPVAGAAEKWDNKDFKVWTFHLRKDAKWSDGTPVTAQDFVYSWQRLADPKTASPYASYLQYGHVANVDEIIGGKKPATDLGVKALDNHTFEVTLSEPVPYFYKLLVHPSVSPVPKAAIEKFGEKWTQPANIVSNGAYKLKDWVVNERIVLERNTNYWDNAKTVINQVTYLPISSEVTDVNRYRSGEIDMTYNNMPIELFQKLKKEIPQEVHVDPYLCTYYYEINNQKAPFTDVRVRTALKMALDRDIIVNKVKNQGDLPAYSYTPPYTDGMKLVEPEWFKWSQEKRNEEAKKLLAEAGYTADKPLTFNLLYNTSDLHKKLAIAVASIWKKNLGANVKLENQEWKTFLDNRHQGTFDIARAGWCADYNEPTSFLNTMLSDSSNNTSHYKSPAFDKIIAETLKTSDEAKRADLYAQSEQQLDKDSVIVPVFYYVNARLVKPWVGGYTGKDPLDNIYVKNLYIIKH
- the oppC gene encoding oligopeptide ABC transporter permease OppC, yielding MMLSKKNNEALENFSEKLEVEGRSLWQDARRRFMHNRAAVASLVVLVIIALFVTIAPMVSQFSYYDTDWGMMSSAPDMESAHYFGTDSSGRDLLVRVAIGGRISLMVGVAAALVAVILGTLYGSLSGYLGGKVDSVMMRLLEILNSFPFMFFVILLVTFFGQNILLIFVAIGMVSWLDMARIVRGQTLSLKRKEFIEAAQVGGVSTGNIVIRHIVPNVLGVVVVYASLLVPSMILFESFLSFLGLGTQEPLSSWGALLSDGANSMEVSPWLLLFPAGFLVVTLFCFNFIGDGLRDALDPKDR
- a CDS encoding YchE family NAAT transporter, with the protein product MIQPLFDFSAYFKFFIGLFALVNPVGIIPVFISMTSYQTAAIRNKTNLTANLSVAIILLTSLFLGDGILQVFGISIDSFRIAGGILVVTIAMSMISGKLGEDKQNKQEKSETAIRESIGVVPLALPLMAGPGAISSTIVWGTRYHSVAHFLGFSVAIALFALCCWGIFRMAPWLVRLLGQTGINVITRIMGLLLMALGIEFIVTGIKALFPGLVN
- the adhE gene encoding bifunctional acetaldehyde-CoA/alcohol dehydrogenase; this translates as MAVTNIAELNALVERVKKAQREYASFTQEQVDKIFRAAALAAADARIPLAKMAVAESGMGIVEDKVIKNHFASEYIYNAYKDEKTCGVLSQDDTFGTITIAEPIGIICGIVPTTNPTSTAIFKSLISLKTRNAIIFSPHPRAKEATNKAADIVLQAAIAAGAPKDLIGWIDQPSVELSNALMHHPDINLILATGGPGMVKAAYSSGKPAIGVGAGNTPVVIDETADVKRAVASVLMSKTFDNGVICASEQSVVVVDSAYDAVRERFASHGGYLLQGKELKAVQDIILKNGALNAAIVGQPAYKIAELAGFTVPVATKILIGEVTDVDESEPFAHEKLSPTLAMYRAKNFEDAVDKAEKLVAMGGIGHTSCLYTDQDNQPERVAYFGQLMKTARILINTPASQGGIGDLYNFKLAPSLTLGCGSWGGNSISENVGPKHLINKKTVAKRAENMLWHKLPKSIYFRRGSLPIALDEVITDGHKRALIVTDRFLFNNGYADQITSVLKAAGVETEVFFEVEADPTLTVVRKGAELANSFKPDVIIALGGGSPMDAAKIMWVMYEHPETHFEELALRFMDIRKRIYKFPKMGVKAKMIAVTTTSGTGSEVTPFAVVTDDATGQKYPLADYALTPDMAIVDANLVMDMPKSLCAFGGLDAVTHALEAYVSVLASEFSDGQALQALKLLKENLPASYHEGSKNPVARERVHSAATIAGIAFANAFLGVCHSMAHKLGSQFHIPHGLANALLISNVIRYNANDNPTKQTAFSQYDRPQARRRYAEIADHLGLSAPGDRTAAKIEKLLGWLDEIKADLGIPKSIREAGVQEADFLAHVDKLSEDAFDDQCTGANPRYPLIAELKQILLDTFYGRHYVEGETAEKKEAAPAKAEKKAKKSA
- a CDS encoding ABC transporter ATP-binding protein, coding for MSTIETAKVPQVAQQSSLLLDVKDLRVTFGTPDGDVTAVNDLNFNLRAGETLGIVGESGSGKSQTAFALMGLLAANGRIGGSATFNGKQILNLPERELNKLRAEQISMIFQDPMTSLNPYMRVGEQLMEVLMLHKAMSKAEAFEESVKMLDAVKMPEARKRMKMYPHEFSGGMRQRVMIAMALLCRPKLLIADEPTTALDVTVQAQIMTLLNELKREFNTAIIMITHDLGVVAGICDKVLVMYAGRTMEYGQARDVFYHPSHPYSIGLLNAVPRLDAEGDALLTIPGNPPNLLRLPKGCPFQPRCPHAMEICNSAPPLEEFAPGRLRACFQPVGDLL
- the oppB gene encoding oligopeptide ABC transporter permease OppB — translated: MLKFIFRRCLEAIPTLFILITISFFMMRLAPGSPFTGERTLPPEVMANIEAKYHLNDPIMTQYFNYLKQLAHGDFGPSFKYKDYSVNDLVASSFPVSAKLGFAAFFLAVILGVTAGVIAALKQNTKWDFAVMGVAMTGVVIPSFVVAPLLVMIFAITLHWLPGGGWNGGALQYMILPMVALSLAYIASIARITRGSMIEVLHSNFIRTARAKGLPMRRIILRHALKPALLPVLSYMGPAFVGIITGSMVIETIYGLPGIGQLFVNGALNRDYSLVLSLTILVGALTILFNAVVDVLYAVIDPKIRY
- the hns gene encoding histone-like nucleoid-structuring protein H-NS — encoded protein: MSEALKILNNIRTLRAQARECTLETLEEMLEKLEVVVNERREEESAAAAEIEERTRKLQQYREMLIADGIDPNELLSTMAAVKAGTKAKRAARPAKYSYVDENGETKTWTGQGRTPAVIKKAMDEQGKSLDDFLL